Genomic segment of Cervus elaphus chromosome 15, mCerEla1.1, whole genome shotgun sequence:
CTCTTTCTGCATTGTGCAACATAcctaaaaaaataagcaaactgaGAAAAACTACTTCTAGAGTTAAAAACATATAGACATTTTATAGTGGCAAGTATGATTTATTCTCTCTTGTAGCCACAAACACATTTTGAAACTTTTACTAATTATGGAAATTCTTCTTGAATACAGAAATGAACACACAAAACCACAAAACCCCtgcttttctttaacttttaccCATTGTTACGGACTACCTGAATGAGTAACATTAGTAGTTAAATGGAAGGTAATTTTCATTAGGTTTTCAATTTTGTCTCCAGATGACAGAAGGGTGATATATGGGTCATAGCCACACTATTCTGTAATTCTCTTCTAAaagtgagactttttttttccatttatttttattagttggaggctaattactttacaatattgtagtggtttttgtcactgacatgaatcagccatggatttaaagGAAGTTTCTGTGAAAAGGAATActtttttcaactattatcttgTTATAGGCAAATATCTAATACAGTCATATCTTGGAGATGGTGTGGGTTGTTTCAGGCCACCACCAAAAAGTACACAAATTTTCCtctttcccagtgcatataaaagttacatttacactATAATGCAGTCTAGAgtgtgcaacagcattatgtctaaaaaacaatacacatatcttaatttaaaaatagtttactgctaaaaaaaaaaaggctgaccATCACCTCAGCCTTCAGTGATTTACAATCTTTTTACAATAGTAACTTCAAAGACCACTTTTTCAGATCACTAAAACAAGTATAATAACAATGGAAAAGTGTGAGTTACCAAAATATgacagacatgaagtgagcaaatattGGGAAAATGGTGCCAACACCCTCCTGACACAGAGTTaccacaaaccttcaagttgtttttttaaaaaaaaaaaaaaaggcagtatctgcaaagcagagTAAAACAAGGTATGCGTGTATTAGAAATCCAgttttagtgtatagaaatggtCAAAATTCTGAACAACTACTAAAGTACACAATGGGTTTTTGCCAACATGAGTGCTATGTAAAAACATATTTCTACAAGCctcttgaaaaaagaaatagacctTCTCTCATTTCCTCTTACCAGTACTTCTGAAATGTAGAAATGAAGTCCGTGAGCACATTACACTAGGGCAAATGAATGAAATCGAAGATGCCTTTAAGCTCTCTAATTCTTAGAGAACAGTGCAAGAACATGTAGCCCATTTTACTTGAGataaaaagtaattaatttaCTTACCACTATTATTGTTGCTTTGCAACttcaatttacttttttctttggcACTCCTGCTGAGAATCCCATTGGGTTTTAAATCTTCTTCCATTTCACCTTTTCTCTTTTGaagatcattttgcttttttttgtaaGTTGGTTTAGGTTGCCTTTTAGTCCTTTGCTCCgatttgctttcactttcatctgaaTCTCCACTTTCTGAGCCAGATTCATAAGTTCGTTTGGCTTTTCTTCTATTTACTTTATCATCTTTTACATATTTATCAACTATGATCTTACTATCTACACTATTTTGTAGATCATTAGATGTAGAGGCTATTAAATTGACAGAACATGGCTTAATAATTTCTGATACAGAACTCCctgaattttccattttattagtatttttatcttcttctgaATGTCTCGTAAGCCAGGCTTTTTTCAGTTTAGTATGGTAGTTTGGTTGACTTGTCTGGGACGCTTGCCCATTTCCTACAGAGTCTGCTTTGTTTATTGTACTACAGACTACAGTGCTATCTAAGAGATGGGAGGCTGAAGATGTCTGATTTTTCGCAGCATTAGGCTCAGTCTCACTGACATTACTACTTTTATACTGAGCTGCAGCCAACGCTGCCTTGTGCttctttaaatgaataaaatcagttGTGCCTGAAAACCCGGAGCTGGGCTGCACAGCACTTCCTGTCTTACTGCTGGCTGGTGTAACTGGAGCTGCGATGCTGACCGTGCATTCTTGTGTGTGAGCCACTGAATGACTGACGCTTTTTGAAGAGGTACATTCTAAGGATTTAGAGGCCAAAATGGTATTTGATAATGAGTAAATTATTTCTGACCCACCCCAGCTGGAAACACTGGGGGCAGTGGCGGCAGATGTGAACGCATCCGTTTTGGTATTACACACTGTATTCacagcagacatgactgaactgggCACAGTGCCCTGTGAGACAGCCTGAAAGTTTTTTTCGGATTTTATGTGAGCACTGTCTGAATTCACACTTGGCAGAATGATTCTTCCACTCTCTCCAGCTTCTGCTGGTTTGAGGCAATCTGTCTGATTTGCCCCAAGTGAAGATCTTTCACTAACTCGATCTTTGGAAGCTAACTGCATTGCTGGCACACTATCAAGTTTCGTACTAGAAGGTGGACGTACAATGACAGATGCCATAGCAGCCTGTGACTTTCCGCTGCTTTTCTCTACATGCCATTCAGCTTTCTCTTTGCTGAGGTTATTATTAGATTTCCACATTTCTGTCAAACTCTGTTCAGTAGAACTCTTAAAACTTGCCTGAGTATCTTTTGGCTCAGGAATCAGTGTTGGAGGCTTTTGTGATTCTTGAACTTTGCCACCAGCATTTACAGGCATCACTGGAGTTAACGTTGGAGGGGAAAGGCTACTATAgctgctttcctttctttccaggcTATGATGGATCGGTGGGTGAAATACCGGTGCTCTATGTAAAGCAGGCATACTCCGGAGTGTATTTGTAGACGAAACTGTCAAATGAGTAGGACTCCTACAGTCATTTCTGAAAGTTGTTACTGAGTGAGAAGCAATTTGATGGGAAAGATGTTCTGGTACCTTGCCTACTAAACCTTCACTTTCTGGCTGATGTTTTATCAAAGGTGGAGGCTTTGAAAGAGATGATATAAATGAAGTCAGAGTTTGAGGATTAGCTGCTGTTGCAAGGGTATTACTCTGTTTTTCAGTGTAAATATTTGAAATCTCTTTGGATGGGTATGACCTTGGTGGTTCATTGACTACACTATTAGACAATGTAGTGAAATAGTTACTTTGAGGCAAACTCTGAGGCACTGAGTGCTTCATTTTATAAAGATCTGATTctatatccttgtcttgtttgatGACATGGCTCTTAGGGCTAGAAGATGACGATGCTACCCTGGAATAGTTATCTCTATCACACTCAAGACCCTTGATTTTAGTTGTAAAGGGAGCAACATCAATACTTTCTTGAAGAATGCGACGGTGTTCCTCCTTATATTTGTTTAATCTCTCTCCAGTTTCCTGCGGTGGTCTCTGTAATTGATTCAATACAGGATCCACAAAATGCCTATGCAAGTGACCATCTTTTCCAGTCTGTGACCTATTTAGATCCAGGTCATTTTTGGCTGATGTGGATGCAACAGAACGCAATGGTTCAATAAAAGCTTTCCTCTCCAATTCTCTGCAAAGAAAATACACGAAGGTTTCTGTAAACACTTTTTCTTGTATGATACAAATATAGCTTCTATGCATTACTATTGTATCGTAAGAGTGAAACATGACTTTGCAAGTGCTGTAATACTAAGAAAATTAGAAGGGATATAAAAccagaataataataattattaagcCTAGTTTTAAGACATTTGTTAAAAACACCTACTtataaacaattaagaaaaactataaaagataTGTTTTAAGCATTGGCGAACTTACTCTTTATGGTGATCTACTAAACATTTTGTCAATGGTGGACTGGAATGTGCTGTGATTTTAAGAGGCCGATGAGGTTCTGCACTGGAAGGTCTGACAGGAATGTGACTAAGTAATCCAATACCATCTGCTGAGGTCACAGGGGTAGGTTGATGTAACCAAGGACTGGgagaattctatttaaaaaaaaaaagaaaagaaaatccttcaGTTACTAGAAAAAGCTAAACACAATATCAAAGTAGGACTTTATATTTATGAAGTATGTGACtttcagtaaatatattttatgagaaATATTGAGACAACTACCATAGTTATATGGATTTTTCCATATGATGAAGAAAGTTAATCAGCATTAAAACAGTTTTGtccaggggattccctggtggtccagtggttatctgtgcttccactgcaggggggaaTGGGTCTGATTCTTGGTTGGGGAACGAATATCTCACATGCCAGGAGGTGCTGgcaaaaaaatttatttccagaAATTTGTTATTATTTACTGATTGCAGATCTTGAAGCCACTGCCTTTACCTTACAAATGACGTATGGAAAACCTAGCTTTTATGATTTCCTAATGTTATAACACCAAAAGACTATATTGCTActagtagaaaaagaaaacatgttgcTGAAATACATTTCACCAGATTTCATCAGGTTTATTTGCCAATTTTTTACTGTCAAAAGTAGTTTTTCCAATGTCATAATTCATTTAGATTGGgcacaaaaattatattttcaaggcCCATTTATACTCCATTTCACTTTAAGCATGAAACCTGGAGGTGTGGAGGTACAATAcaacaaaattcatttttaatagtaACATGCTGCCTTTCTCATAGTGAGTATCTGGTGACACTGATGTCTATGTTGAGACTTACAACTATCTAATCACATGCTTCAAGACTGTTTCTAACTATGACTCACTAAAACTCTTCCAGAACATGCTTTGTTGAGTTATACTGTATTGAGTCTGATATCGGGAAATCCTTTGGCTTTAACAAAGTGAATAAATTTGACATCTCAAAATGAGAATGTGAAAACAATATATCACACCAAAGATATGCTGCTATAAAATTTCTTAGACTAAAAATATACACCATAAACctcacataagaaaaaaaaaaaagtaaatacacacacacacacacacacacacacacactgctgctgctgctaagtcgcttcagtcgtgtccgactctgtgcgaccccatagacggcagccctccaggctctgccgtttctgggattctccaagcaagaacactggatgggttgccatttccttctccaatgcatgaaagtgaaaagtgaaagtgaagtcactcagttgtgtctgactctctgcgaccccatggactgcagcgtaccaggctcctccatccatgggatttcccagccaagagtactggagtgggttgccattgccttctctgataaacACATTAAGATCATTCAAATATATGTGTAAAAGGTTTCAATTTTACAAGATCCAGAAATCTGAAGTTATACAGATTACAAGAGTTATTggtatatacctatatatacataaaacagaatacTGCACAGCTTAAAAAAGGGAATCCTATTACATGCTACAAGGATGAACTCTGACAACATTATGCTACAGGAAATACTGTATGAGTTCACTACATGaagtatataaaacagacaatcatagaaacagaaagtagaggtGGGTGTTAAGAACTAGGGGGAAAGGGAATTAATGTTTCATGGgcagaatttcagttttgcaagatgaaaaagttccagAGATCTGTTGTATAGCAATgggaatatacttaacactactaaaccgtacactttaaaatggttaaataaatttaatgtgtggcttttatcacaataaaaataaatgttaaaaaatgtgttttagaAGATTTTAGAGGATACTTAAAGTGCATCCTGGTCCACGTAAAGGATTAAGTTGTTTCTTGGAGTTTAGCAGTGATCCCCAATCTCCCATTTTTTAGAATGGGGTTGGTAATGCCCTCAACAACCATTTCTTAGCATGAAAATTAATTTGGTTACCAAAACCACACAGCCCATGAAGGAATAAAAGCCCTGCACCACCATCTTCAGGAATACTCTGTCAGGCAGAAAGAATATCAGTCCCATCTTCACTCCCAAATATCAGGAATCTCCAACATTAGTGGCCTTAAGAGAACAAGGGGCTTAGGCATAGCTTGTAGTATACATCAGTGACATATCAGCTGGGAAATataacaatttttcttttaagaattacTTGGTTATACATAGCAAAAgtgttataattttatataaattttatatccaGAAGTTTCACTTCGAGGAATTTACCTGAGCAAAAATGACTATGGGTATATACCATAATTAATTATGAAGACACTCATTTTTCATAATAGGAATTTTAGCAACACTTTAAGTTTACTTCTTtcaattggcttaaaaaaaaaaaacaaaacaaaacaggattttCTGAGATTTCAGCTTTACAGTTCCAAAGTTACTAAGCATCAAAACTTCCATAACCATtacaaaaataattgtttaaaaaattctagCATGGGTTtctctgatgactcagtggtaaagaattcacctgccaatgcaggagacaggggtttgatccctggtccaggaagaccccacctgctaaggagcaattaagcccatgcgccacaactactgggcttccctggtggctcagctggtaaagaatcagcctgcaatgtgggagacctgggttcaatctctaggtggggaagatcccctggagaagggaaaggctacccactccagtattctggcctggcgaattccatggactgaatagttggacaagactgagtgacttttattttcaccacaactattgagcctgcgctgTAAagtctgggagccacaactactgaagcctgagcacccttaaagcctgtgcttcacaacaagagaagccactggaatgagaagcctgcacaccacaactacgaagtagcccctgctctccacaaaaGTCCATGAAGCaacgaagagccagcacagccataaataagtaaaagtatatgtatataaaattctagCACATTTTTGTAGTAAGAAATCTAAAAACAATTAATGGGATACTGAAAAAAGCACCTATATATATGTTGATTAATAAAAATGAGACATATGGTAAACCACAGCTTAACTTACCCTCCTTAAAGAAGGTTCAGCATTAACCGCATTTTCTGGGTGAACCCACTTAGAATGCAGACCAAGTCCTGAGTATGCATGTGTTCCATTTGGATATTGCCAAATAATTGGATAAAGTCCAAGCTGATTATATGAAGCAGATGGATGGGCTTGTCCGAGAAGATGAGGTGACTGGTGCTGTAAcaactgttgctgctgctggtgTGCTAATGCTAAGTGGCTCAAGCTGCTGGCATGAGCAGTCTCTAGTCGTGGGTGGCCACCAAGTAAGGAGGCAGTAGGCACTCCGGGTAACACAGCAGGAAGTAAATGAGGGTGATGAACAGAATGGTGTGGACCACTAGTCAGAGGATGAGTATTAATGGTAGGTAATGGAGTTTGACTGGATGACCCAGCCAGTAAGTGGGGTGCAGGAGTTAAGGCAGGATGATGGGTACCTGGATTTAAACATGTTCTATGGGATgaagaatgaagaggaaaaggaTGCTGGCCTAAGAAAGGTGAAATGTGGTTAGCTCCTGTATCTGACCCAATAAGTGCAGGATCTCTGTAAActgtaaaatgttcatttttatcaaTTATTAGAGGGCTTTTTGTAGTTTCTAATGTACTGCCTCTAGTAGGAACCGGGTGAAAACTGCATCTTGATAACTCATGTTCTATCTTATTTGCTGGTCTTCTTTCACCAGCAGCTTGGCTGTTTGCATAAGTGGCTTTAGACTTTACAGAATCAGGGGAATGGTTGACTTTAGGCTTAACAACTTCAGGTGAGGGATTGGATTTTGTCTTGTGAGCATCTACGGAAATATTAAGTTtagattttatagtttctggggGTGGACTTCGCTTATGCAGCTTATCTTCCGTGACAGAAACGGCACTTAGAGAAGGTAAGTAAGAGACatactgatttttctctttttccatacTCAAGTTTTCATTTCCTGAAGAAGCATTCCTTACATTTGATTGGGTTAAATCTACTTTAACTACATCACTGACCCAGTTCTGGTCAGAATCTTGGTTTCCTGTTTCCAAGTATTTTGTATTTGCCACTGAATGTTTTGAATCACTAACACTAGGATCCATTTTCTGAAGTGTTTGAAGGCCAAAGGTACTACTTGAGGTCTCCTGAGCCACCTTTTCTGTGTTAGTGTCATTTGTAATATCAATAACACATTTTGGAGTGGGCGGTCTGGATACAAACTTCTCCTTTGGTAATaattccactgtgtgtgtcttCTCTGTATTATGTTCCTGAAGAAGTAAATCACTAGAATTATGATCAGAAAGTGTGGCCTGTTCTGATGAATGGATAATCATCTTTTCTTGACGCTGAAAGTCAACAGacttctgtttctctgtttcttcatgtttttcatctTCCTGTATTTGATCCCAGGGATGCTGGCTATCTATTAGtgtctcttctcctgccttctcatTATTCTGAGATTTTCCTTCTTCTCCGTTTATCtttgaagtgtttttatttttcaactcatTCTCTGGCTTCTGCTCTGAGGAATTACTTATTATTCTCTTATTTGAATTTTCTGAGTCACTACTCTCAGAAAAGTCTGAAACATTATCAGTTCGCAGTCTTTTcatatttagtttcttttcatcctcctcagctttccttcttttgttcATCACCTGTTTTTTACCTTTAGGATTTtctaggagattaaaaaaaaaagaacagttttaCCTTTCATATCAATAttaaataagcatattttaaatgaatttttgttttatcttttcccaTGCCCTTAAAAGTTGGTGGG
This window contains:
- the JMJD1C gene encoding probable JmjC domain-containing histone demethylation protein 2C isoform X3, which gives rise to MIVMNDQVLEPQNVDPSMVQMTFLDDVVHSLLKGENIGITSRRRSRASQNSNTVHGHYTRAQANSPRPAMNSQTAVPKQNSHQQQRNIRPNKRKGSDSSIPDEEKMKEEKYDYIARGENPKGKKQVMNKRRKAEEDEKKLNMKRLRTDNVSDFSESSDSENSNKRIISNSSEQKPENELKNKNTSKINGEEGKSQNNEKAGEETLIDSQHPWDQIQEDEKHEETEKQKSVDFQRQEKMIIHSSEQATLSDHNSSDLLLQEHNTEKTHTVELLPKEKFVSRPPTPKCVIDITNDTNTEKVAQETSSSTFGLQTLQKMDPSVSDSKHSVANTKYLETGNQDSDQNWVSDVVKVDLTQSNVRNASSGNENLSMEKEKNQYVSYLPSLSAVSVTEDKLHKRSPPPETIKSKLNISVDAHKTKSNPSPEVVKPKVNHSPDSVKSKATYANSQAAGERRPANKIEHELSRCSFHPVPTRGSTLETTKSPLIIDKNEHFTVYRDPALIGSDTGANHISPFLGQHPFPLHSSSHRTCLNPGTHHPALTPAPHLLAGSSSQTPLPTINTHPLTSGPHHSVHHPHLLPAVLPGVPTASLLGGHPRLETAHASSLSHLALAHQQQQQLLQHQSPHLLGQAHPSASYNQLGLYPIIWQYPNGTHAYSGLGLHSKWVHPENAVNAEPSLRRNSPSPWLHQPTPVTSADGIGLLSHIPVRPSSAEPHRPLKITAHSSPPLTKCLVDHHKEELERKAFIEPLRSVASTSAKNDLDLNRSQTGKDGHLHRHFVDPVLNQLQRPPQETGERLNKYKEEHRRILQESIDVAPFTTKIKGLECDRDNYSRVASSSSSPKSHVIKQDKDIESDLYKMKHSVPQSLPQSNYFTTLSNSVVNEPPRSYPSKEISNIYTEKQSNTLATAANPQTLTSFISSLSKPPPLIKHQPESEGLVGKVPEHLSHQIASHSVTTFRNDCRSPTHLTVSSTNTLRSMPALHRAPVFHPPIHHSLERKESSYSSLSPPTLTPVMPVNAGGKVQESQKPPTLIPEPKDTQASFKSSTEQSLTEMWKSNNNLSKEKAEWHVEKSSGKSQAAMASVIVRPPSSTKLDSVPAMQLASKDRVSERSSLGANQTDCLKPAEAGESGRIILPSVNSDSAHIKSEKNFQAVSQGTVPSSVMSAVNTVCNTKTDAFTSAATAPSVSSWGGSEIIYSLSNTILASKSLECTSSKSVSHSVAHTQECTVSIAAPVTPASSKTGSAVQPSSGFSGTTDFIHLKKHKAALAAAQYKSSNVSETEPNAAKNQTSSASHLLDSTVVCSTINKADSVGNGQASQTSQPNYHTKLKKAWLTRHSEEDKNTNKMENSGSSVSEIIKPCSVNLIASTSNDLQNSVDSKIIVDKYVKDDKVNRRKAKRTYESGSESGDSDESESKSEQRTKRQPKPTYKKKQNDLQKRKGEMEEDLKPNGILSRSAKEKSKLKLQSNNNSAGIPRSVLKDWRKVKKLKQTGESFLQDDSCCEIGPNLQKCRECRLIRSKKGEEPAHSPVFCRFYYFRRLSFSKNGVVRIDGFSSPDQYDDEAMSLWTHENYEDDELDIETSKYILDIIGDKFCQLVTSEKTALSWVKKDAKIAWKRAVRGVREMCDACEATLFNIHWVCQKCGFVVCLDCYKAKERKSSRDKELYAWMKCVKGQPHDHKHLMPTQIIPGSVLTDLLDAMHTLREKYGIKSHCHCTNKQNIQVGNFSPMNGVSQVLQNVLNHSNKISLCMPESQQQSAPQKPESNGSSSPGSDVSTDSKLAPPESQSPLHWLADLAEQKAREEKKENKEFALEKQIKEEREQDDPDSPNSRTSPPVSQNNEQGSTLRDLLTTTAGKLRVGSTDAGIAFAPVYSMGTPSGKSGRTMPNILDDIIASVVENKIPPNKASKINVKSEFKEEPKESRKSATDANNRSYSDIPHSWICEKHILWLKDYKNINNWKLFKECWKYGQPAVVSGVHKKMNISLWKADSISLDFGDHQADLLNCKDSIISNANVKEFWDGFEEVSKRQKTKSGETVVLKLKDCPSGEDFKTMMPARYEDLLKSLPLPEYCNPEGRFNLASHLPGFFVRPDLGPRLCSAYGVAAAKDHDIGTTNLHVEVSDVVNILVYVGIAKGNGILSKAGILKKFEEEDLDDILRKRLKDSSEIPGALWHIYAGKDVDKIREFLQKISKEQGLEVLPEHDPIRDQSWYVNRKLRQRLLEEYGVKTCTLVQFLGDAIVLPAGALHQVQNFHSCIQVTEDFVSPEHLVQSFHLTQELRLLKEEINYDDKLQVKNILYHAVKEMVRALKIHEDEVEAMEEN
- the JMJD1C gene encoding probable JmjC domain-containing histone demethylation protein 2C isoform X1, whose amino-acid sequence is MAVETRPELVGKRFLCLALGEEARLERGESGRCWRGWRAGVIRAVSHRDSRNPDLAVYVEFDDLEWDKREWVKVYEDFSTFLVEYHLIWARRNNPSQTQGSKSKQIQWPALTFKPLVEKSVPSSITAVEFLVDKQLDFLTEDSAFQPYQDDIDSLNPVLRDNPQLQEEVKVWVKEQKVQEIFMQGPYSLNGYRVRVYRQDSATQWFTGIITHHDLFTRTMIVMNDQVLEPQNVDPSMVQMTFLDDVVHSLLKGENIGITSRRRSRASQNSNTVHGHYTRAQANSPRPAMNSQTAVPKQNSHQQQRNIRPNKRKGSDSSIPDEEKMKEEKYDYIARGENPKGKKQVMNKRRKAEEDEKKLNMKRLRTDNVSDFSESSDSENSNKRIISNSSEQKPENELKNKNTSKINGEEGKSQNNEKAGEETLIDSQHPWDQIQEDEKHEETEKQKSVDFQRQEKMIIHSSEQATLSDHNSSDLLLQEHNTEKTHTVELLPKEKFVSRPPTPKCVIDITNDTNTEKVAQETSSSTFGLQTLQKMDPSVSDSKHSVANTKYLETGNQDSDQNWVSDVVKVDLTQSNVRNASSGNENLSMEKEKNQYVSYLPSLSAVSVTEDKLHKRSPPPETIKSKLNISVDAHKTKSNPSPEVVKPKVNHSPDSVKSKATYANSQAAGERRPANKIEHELSRCSFHPVPTRGSTLETTKSPLIIDKNEHFTVYRDPALIGSDTGANHISPFLGQHPFPLHSSSHRTCLNPGTHHPALTPAPHLLAGSSSQTPLPTINTHPLTSGPHHSVHHPHLLPAVLPGVPTASLLGGHPRLETAHASSLSHLALAHQQQQQLLQHQSPHLLGQAHPSASYNQLGLYPIIWQYPNGTHAYSGLGLHSKWVHPENAVNAEPSLRRNSPSPWLHQPTPVTSADGIGLLSHIPVRPSSAEPHRPLKITAHSSPPLTKCLVDHHKEELERKAFIEPLRSVASTSAKNDLDLNRSQTGKDGHLHRHFVDPVLNQLQRPPQETGERLNKYKEEHRRILQESIDVAPFTTKIKGLECDRDNYSRVASSSSSPKSHVIKQDKDIESDLYKMKHSVPQSLPQSNYFTTLSNSVVNEPPRSYPSKEISNIYTEKQSNTLATAANPQTLTSFISSLSKPPPLIKHQPESEGLVGKVPEHLSHQIASHSVTTFRNDCRSPTHLTVSSTNTLRSMPALHRAPVFHPPIHHSLERKESSYSSLSPPTLTPVMPVNAGGKVQESQKPPTLIPEPKDTQASFKSSTEQSLTEMWKSNNNLSKEKAEWHVEKSSGKSQAAMASVIVRPPSSTKLDSVPAMQLASKDRVSERSSLGANQTDCLKPAEAGESGRIILPSVNSDSAHIKSEKNFQAVSQGTVPSSVMSAVNTVCNTKTDAFTSAATAPSVSSWGGSEIIYSLSNTILASKSLECTSSKSVSHSVAHTQECTVSIAAPVTPASSKTGSAVQPSSGFSGTTDFIHLKKHKAALAAAQYKSSNVSETEPNAAKNQTSSASHLLDSTVVCSTINKADSVGNGQASQTSQPNYHTKLKKAWLTRHSEEDKNTNKMENSGSSVSEIIKPCSVNLIASTSNDLQNSVDSKIIVDKYVKDDKVNRRKAKRTYESGSESGDSDESESKSEQRTKRQPKPTYKKKQNDLQKRKGEMEEDLKPNGILSRSAKEKSKLKLQSNNNSAGIPRSVLKDWRKVKKLKQTGESFLQDDSCCEIGPNLQKCRECRLIRSKKGEEPAHSPVFCRFYYFRRLSFSKNGVVRIDGFSSPDQYDDEAMSLWTHENYEDDELDIETSKYILDIIGDKFCQLVTSEKTALSWVKKDAKIAWKRAVRGVREMCDACEATLFNIHWVCQKCGFVVCLDCYKAKERKSSRDKELYAWMKCVKGQPHDHKHLMPTQIIPGSVLTDLLDAMHTLREKYGIKSHCHCTNKQNIQVGNFSPMNGVSQVLQNVLNHSNKISLCMPESQQQSAPQKPESNGSSSPGSDVSTDSKLAPPESQSPLHWLADLAEQKAREEKKENKEFALEKQIKEEREQDDPDSPNSRTSPPVSQNNEQGSTLRDLLTTTAGKLRVGSTDAGIAFAPVYSMGTPSGKSGRTMPNILDDIIASVVENKIPPNKASKINVKSEFKEEPKESRKSATDANNRSYSDIPHSWICEKHILWLKDYKNINNWKLFKECWKYGQPAVVSGVHKKMNISLWKADSISLDFGDHQADLLNCKDSIISNANVKEFWDGFEEVSKRQKTKSGETVVLKLKDCPSGEDFKTMMPARYEDLLKSLPLPEYCNPEGRFNLASHLPGFFVRPDLGPRLCSAYGVAAAKDHDIGTTNLHVEVSDVVNILVYVGIAKGNGILSKAGILKKFEEEDLDDILRKRLKDSSEIPGALWHIYAGKDVDKIREFLQKISKEQGLEVLPEHDPIRDQSWYVNRKLRQRLLEEYGVKTCTLVQFLGDAIVLPAGALHQVQNFHSCIQVTEDFVSPEHLVQSFHLTQELRLLKEEINYDDKLQVKNILYHAVKEMVRALKIHEDEVEAMEEN